In one Brienomyrus brachyistius isolate T26 chromosome 12, BBRACH_0.4, whole genome shotgun sequence genomic region, the following are encoded:
- the LOC125704682 gene encoding zinc finger and SCAN domain-containing protein 5B-like, whose translation MSEAILTFQSQLSDIMETVLKTAVHEITCLVEDSFQGEVVRSRKEVESLRQRLQWSERRWRDRERERGGKSKCTECGRTPDPSAEIKRKSAGTKNGSEEGRGIKKEKTTRNRGSCLWEALATAPSSVPDEKDSPGSISFGETARATFPDSEGSGSDSIPEKADLPGSQSISCVRRRRRRLLLTVNFSGHPDPENELSPDEGCTKELVSEYTIKQNVEELDEAALEGGCVYSGRSMNGLNPEYQKVTVDHDLVIGEPNVSCISHEDPELRSGLINMQAEVHQDTRKSEGIQIEDVVSLSSPHNVVNHIRRKNLKTESLSVDGWESMAQTNSDIQHGDQGSFTTTGNMRISHDGGNGDNQNVCIYCGKSFAYVSRLKIHLLKHTGEKPFSCVQCGKRFTVARNLERHQKIHWGDASFICAQCGKSFRRADHLKVHQRVHTGERPYCCTHCNKCFRFSGDLNTHKRVHTGEKPYCCTLCGNRFSQLRQLKSHMRVHKANLGRISHLTQ comes from the exons ATGTCGGAGGCGATTCTGACTTTCCAGTCTCAGCTGTCGGACATTATGGAGACGGTCCTGAAGACGGCTGTGCATGAGATCACCTGCCTGGTGGAGGACAGCTTTCAGGGGGAGGTAGTGCGGAGCAGGAAGGAGGTGGAGAGCCTGAGACAGAGGCTGCAGTGGTCCGAGAggagatggagggatcgagagcgagagagaggagGAAAGAGCAAGTGCACGGAATGCGGCAGGACGCCGGATCCCAGTgcagaaataaaaagaaaatcagcCGGTACTAAAAACG GGTCTGAGGAGGGACGCGGTATCAAAAAGGAGAAGACAACAAGGAACCGTGGCAGCTGTCTTTGGGAAGCCTTGGCTACAGCCCCCTCTAGTGTTCCAGATGAAAAGGACAGCCCCGGATCCATCAGCTTTGGAGAAACGGCAAGAGCGACG TTTCCGGATTCGGAAGGTAGTGGGAGTGATTCGATCCCTGAAAAGGCAGACCTCCCCGGATCTCAAAGCATCAGCTGTGTTCGCAGGAGGCGACGGCGTCTGCTGC ttactgtaaattttaGCGGTCACCCTGATCCTGAGAATGAACTGTCCCCAGATGAGGGATGTACAAAGGAGCTGGTTAGTGAATATACGATAAAGCAAAATGTAGAGGAACTCGATGAGGCAGCCCTCGAAGGAGGATGCGTGTACAGTGGGAGAAGCATGAATGGTCTGAATCCTGAGTACCAGAAGGTCACAGTGGACCACGACTTGGTGATCGGTGAACCTAATGTCTCCTGCATTTCACACGAAGACCCAGAACTTAGGTCAGGGCTGATTAATATGCAAGCAGAAGTTCACCAAGACACCAGGAAGAGTGAGGGAATACAAATAGAAGATGTGGTCAGTCTGTCTAGCCCACACAACGTCGTCAACCACATAAGGAGGAAGAACTTGAAGACCGAGAGTCTGTCAGTAGATGGGTGGGAGAGTATGGCACAGACAAATTCAGATATTCAACATGGTGATCAAGGAAGCTTCACCACAACCGGGAATATGAGAATATCTCATGACGGAGGCAATGGAGATAATCAGAATGTCTGTATATACTGTGGAAAGAGTTTCGCTTACGTGAGTCGCCTTAAGATACATTTGCTAAAACATACCGGTGAAAAGCCATTCAGTTGTGTTCAGTGTGGAAAGAGGTTTACTGTTGCAAGAAATTTGGAGAGACACCAGAAGATTCACTGGGGTGATGCAAGTTTTATTTGcgcccagtgtgggaagagcttcagaagAGCTGACCACCTCAAGGTCCATCAACGAGTTCACACGGGAGAGAGACCCTACTGTTGCACTCACTGCAACAAGTGTTTCCGCTTCTCTGgtgacttaaacacacacaaaagggTCCACACCGGAGAAAAGCCGTACTGCTGTACGCTGTGTGGAAACAGGTTCAGTCAGCTAAGACAGCTAAAATCGCACATGCGGGTTCATaaggcaaatttgggcagaatCAGTCATTTGACACAGTAG
- the mif gene encoding macrophage migration inhibitory factor, giving the protein MPMFLVNTNVAKDAVPASLMSEATEELSKAMGKPVQYVAVQINSGQMMTFGGKPDPCALCFLHSIGKIGGSQNKQYSKLICGLLNKHLGISPERIYVNFVDMDAENVAWNNTTFG; this is encoded by the exons ATGCCTATGTTTCTCGTGAACACCAATGTGGCGAAGGATGCTGTGCCAGCCTCCCTCATGTCTGAGGCCACGGAGGAGCTGAGCAAAGCCATGGGCAAACCTGTGCAG TACGTCGCGGTGCAGATTAACTCCGGCCAAATGATGACCTTTGGGGGGAAGCCCGATCCGTGCGCGCTCTGCTTCCTACACAGCATTGGAAAGATCGGAGGATCGCAGAACAAGCAGTACTCCAAACTGATATGTGGTCTGCTGAATAAGCACCTGGGAATCTCCCCTGAAAG GATCTACGTGAACTTTGTGGACATGGATGCTGAGAATGTGGCCTGGAACAACACAACCTTTGGCTGA